A genomic segment from Gilvibacter sp. SZ-19 encodes:
- a CDS encoding S41 family peptidase: MRSYILLICCLLSSLSQAQIPNELSAEDKVYGLSKFWQEVNFSYIYYDQIDQLKWNALFKQYISEVQQTENDYQYYRLIQKFSAYLEDGHTDVWLPKYLRQNIFNGEFGDYHFYLKNFSGRAIVSRVNKSKSGEIPVGSEIIAINDIPVAKYMKEFVEPYVSSSTAHVREDRAVEYLLEAYQGTKFKLTFRLPSGLEKELNLSVAACAEDSFVPAKEPFKLVDLNWQANDIAVLSINSFNTWDTFSEFKEKLPELQKAKGLIIDLRENGGGNSGVAKVVLHYLTKDTIFYGPRSQSRKYIPTLKAWNQSEYYHDFPYRPDTLGIGDRNLLKGKRVVVPTAVLIGHGTASAAEDFLIYSHEMDHMIKIGEPTYGSTGMPLMFQMPGGGVARVCTKKDTYPDGTVFVGVGIQPDIEVSLDLEDFLADRDSVLQQALNYLNNKL, encoded by the coding sequence TCAGGCGCAAATACCCAATGAGCTTTCTGCGGAAGACAAAGTTTACGGGCTTTCCAAGTTTTGGCAAGAGGTCAACTTTAGCTATATCTATTACGATCAGATAGACCAACTGAAGTGGAATGCTCTTTTTAAACAATACATCTCAGAAGTCCAGCAAACCGAAAATGACTATCAATACTACAGGCTGATACAGAAGTTCTCGGCTTATTTAGAAGACGGTCATACCGATGTTTGGTTGCCCAAGTATTTACGCCAGAACATATTCAATGGCGAGTTTGGCGACTATCATTTTTACTTGAAAAATTTCTCAGGGCGAGCCATTGTAAGCCGAGTGAACAAGAGTAAAAGTGGCGAAATTCCAGTGGGGTCAGAGATCATTGCCATAAATGATATCCCTGTGGCAAAGTATATGAAAGAATTTGTGGAGCCTTACGTTTCTTCGTCCACAGCTCATGTGCGAGAAGATAGGGCTGTGGAGTATTTGCTAGAAGCCTATCAAGGCACAAAATTCAAGTTGACGTTTCGATTACCTTCTGGACTCGAAAAAGAGTTAAACCTTAGTGTTGCAGCCTGCGCTGAGGATTCTTTTGTGCCGGCCAAAGAACCTTTTAAATTGGTAGATCTCAATTGGCAAGCCAATGATATTGCGGTACTTTCCATTAATTCCTTTAACACCTGGGATACCTTTAGTGAATTCAAAGAAAAACTCCCTGAATTGCAAAAGGCAAAAGGGCTCATTATTGATCTTAGAGAGAACGGAGGAGGAAACTCTGGTGTTGCTAAGGTGGTGCTACATTATTTGACCAAGGATACTATCTTTTATGGTCCTCGTTCGCAAAGTCGCAAGTATATCCCAACTTTAAAGGCCTGGAACCAGAGTGAATATTATCACGATTTCCCATACCGTCCAGATACTTTGGGTATAGGTGATAGGAATTTGCTAAAAGGAAAACGCGTGGTGGTTCCTACGGCGGTTCTGATTGGCCATGGAACAGCTTCCGCAGCAGAAGATTTCCTGATCTATTCTCACGAAATGGACCACATGATAAAAATAGGGGAGCCTACCTACGGCAGTACGGGTATGCCATTAATGTTTCAGATGCCGGGCGGTGGTGTGGCAAGGGTCTGCACAAAAAAAGACACCTATCCGGACGGAACTGTTTTTGTTGGAGTAGGTATACAACCCGACATTGAAGTG